In Geotalea uraniireducens, one genomic interval encodes:
- a CDS encoding monovalent cation:proton antiporter family protein: MDHGMLQDLEILLGLAVVTVILFRKLLFPSIIGFLATGIIAGPYALGFIRETRQVEQMAEIGVVLLLFTIGIEFSLKELMRIRHLVLWGGGMQVLLTIAVVALLGVVVGVPARPAVFFGFLVALSSTAILMKLLMDAGETDAPHGKAALGMLIFQDLCVVPLMLFTPFLGGAGDGLRGIAAVLAKALAVVVIAHFGARFAVPWIFRQVVRARSRELFILALIFVGFGTAWVTAQVGLSLALGAFIAGLAISESEYSQQALGDIIPFRDAFMSIFFISVGMLLDPSVLVERPLLVGSLVLIILLIKTAVTAGTGFVLGLPARVALIAGLSLAQIGEFSFILSQTGMQHGLLSPERYQVFLAASVLTMALTPLLLKGAPPLADAVAGFLPGPLVRGRLALDMETAAVALADHVVIVGFGVNGRNLARVLTRQQIPHLVIETNPFTVSAEKKNGVRIMFGDASSPEVLAHAAVETARIIVIAISDAAASRRVVAQARQLNPTLHIIVRTRYVAEMEPLYRLGANEVIPEEFETSIEIFARVLRNYLVAPDLIDQCVTAVRRDSYDMFRTMSRRHSHAVGIAGYLAGAEIGTFRVRKGAPLAGESLRQGTLRNRSGATLLVIKRGAEVVTNPDPVWQLREGDIVLLLGTSEQLAAALPLFEPAAFPDSGKRTGTHTQPKGAA, encoded by the coding sequence ATGGACCACGGGATGCTCCAAGATCTGGAAATACTGCTCGGTCTGGCCGTGGTGACGGTCATCCTTTTCCGCAAGCTGCTCTTCCCCTCGATCATCGGCTTTCTCGCCACCGGCATCATTGCCGGCCCCTATGCCCTCGGCTTTATCCGGGAAACCCGCCAGGTCGAGCAGATGGCCGAGATCGGGGTGGTGCTGCTGCTCTTCACCATCGGCATCGAGTTTTCGCTCAAGGAGTTGATGCGGATCAGGCACTTGGTGTTGTGGGGGGGCGGCATGCAGGTCCTGCTGACCATTGCCGTGGTTGCCCTCCTCGGCGTGGTGGTCGGCGTCCCTGCCCGGCCGGCAGTCTTTTTCGGGTTCCTGGTCGCGCTCTCCAGTACCGCGATCCTGATGAAACTGCTGATGGATGCCGGCGAAACCGATGCGCCCCATGGCAAAGCGGCCCTCGGGATGCTGATCTTCCAGGACCTTTGCGTCGTGCCGCTTATGCTCTTCACCCCGTTTCTGGGCGGCGCCGGCGACGGCTTACGCGGCATCGCCGCGGTGCTCGCCAAGGCTCTGGCGGTGGTGGTGATTGCCCACTTCGGCGCCCGCTTCGCCGTGCCGTGGATTTTTCGCCAGGTGGTTCGGGCCCGCAGCCGGGAGCTGTTCATCCTCGCCCTGATCTTCGTCGGTTTCGGCACCGCCTGGGTTACCGCCCAGGTCGGCCTGTCCCTGGCGCTCGGGGCGTTCATTGCCGGGCTTGCCATCTCGGAATCGGAGTACAGCCAGCAGGCGCTGGGCGACATCATCCCTTTTCGCGATGCCTTCATGAGCATCTTTTTCATCTCGGTCGGGATGCTGCTCGATCCGTCGGTGCTGGTCGAGCGGCCGCTGCTGGTCGGCTCACTCGTCCTGATCATCCTGTTGATCAAGACCGCAGTGACGGCCGGGACCGGTTTCGTGCTCGGCCTGCCGGCGCGGGTGGCCCTGATCGCCGGCCTTTCCCTCGCCCAGATCGGGGAGTTTTCCTTCATTCTCTCCCAGACCGGCATGCAGCACGGGCTCCTCTCGCCGGAACGGTACCAGGTTTTCCTGGCAGCTTCGGTGCTCACCATGGCCCTCACGCCCCTGCTGCTGAAGGGGGCGCCGCCGCTGGCCGATGCCGTGGCCGGGTTCCTGCCCGGCCCGCTGGTGCGGGGGCGGCTGGCTTTGGACATGGAAACCGCAGCCGTGGCGCTGGCGGATCATGTCGTCATCGTCGGCTTTGGGGTCAATGGGCGGAATCTTGCCCGGGTGCTCACCAGGCAACAGATCCCCCACCTGGTGATCGAAACCAATCCCTTTACGGTCAGCGCCGAGAAGAAAAACGGGGTGCGGATCATGTTCGGCGATGCCAGCAGTCCCGAGGTCCTGGCCCATGCCGCCGTCGAAACTGCCCGGATCATCGTCATCGCCATCTCGGATGCCGCCGCCAGCCGCCGAGTGGTGGCCCAGGCGCGGCAGCTGAACCCGACCCTCCATATTATTGTCCGGACCCGCTACGTGGCCGAGATGGAGCCGTTATATCGCCTCGGGGCGAACGAGGTGATCCCCGAGGAGTTCGAAACCTCGATCGAGATTTTTGCCCGGGTGCTGCGCAACTATCTGGTTGCCCCGGACCTGATCGACCAGTGTGTTACCGCGGTACGGCGGGATTCCTACGATATGTTCCGGACGATGAGCCGACGCCACAGCCACGCTGTCGGCATTGCCGGCTACCTTGCCGGGGCGGAGATCGGTACCTTCCGGGTCCGCAAGGGGGCACCCCTGGCCGGGGAGAGCCTGCGCCAGGGAACATTGCGCAACCGTTCGGGGGCGACCTTGCTGGTGATCAAGCGGGGGGCCGAGGTGGTCACCAATCCCGACCCGGTCTGGCAGCTGCGTGAAGGGGACATCGTCCTGCTGCTCGGCACCTCCGAGCAGCTGGCGGCGGCCCTGCCGCTGTTCGAGCCGGCGGCTTTCCCGGACAGCGGCAAGCGGACCGGTACCCATACTCAACCCAAAGGAGCAGCCTGA
- a CDS encoding YciI family protein — MFIVSLTYVKPLEEVDAHLAEHVAYLQRQYRDGVFLASGRKVPRTGGIILARAADRQTLLRILAEDPFYHRRIADYEVVEFVPSMTAPELTMLREG, encoded by the coding sequence ATGTTTATCGTGTCGCTTACCTATGTCAAGCCACTGGAGGAGGTCGACGCCCATTTGGCCGAGCATGTGGCGTATCTGCAGCGGCAGTACCGGGATGGGGTCTTCCTCGCCTCGGGGCGCAAGGTACCGCGAACCGGCGGTATCATTCTCGCTCGGGCGGCCGACCGGCAGACCCTGCTGCGGATTCTCGCCGAGGACCCCTTTTATCACCGGCGGATTGCCGATTACGAGGTTGTCGAGTTCGTGCCGAGCATGACGGCCCCCGAGCTGACAATGCTGCGCGAAGGGTGA
- a CDS encoding FUSC family protein — protein MDDNPAVTRRPIGREGLAAAARYALVCLAAYLCGSRFTALFHGESAGMGGLWSVISGIVVLQSTSRDTWKSAGVRVFGTAIGAVVSGGYLVLLPFSPLGMAFSIGVTVLICHALNVPEYGRLAALTVAIIMVISAANPALNPLLNAALRFCESGIGAAMAVLVILLWPRGDGGRN, from the coding sequence ATGGACGATAATCCTGCCGTCACCCGTCGCCCAATCGGTCGGGAAGGCTTGGCCGCCGCTGCCCGGTATGCCTTGGTTTGCCTTGCCGCCTACCTCTGCGGCTCCCGGTTCACCGCGCTGTTCCACGGCGAATCGGCAGGGATGGGCGGGCTCTGGTCGGTCATTTCGGGGATTGTGGTGCTGCAGTCGACCAGTCGTGACACCTGGAAATCGGCCGGTGTCCGGGTGTTCGGCACTGCGATCGGGGCGGTGGTCAGCGGCGGCTACCTGGTGCTCTTGCCGTTCAGCCCGCTCGGGATGGCGTTTTCGATCGGGGTGACCGTCCTGATCTGCCATGCTCTCAATGTGCCTGAGTACGGTCGACTGGCTGCCTTGACGGTGGCGATCATCATGGTGATTTCCGCCGCCAATCCGGCACTGAACCCGCTGCTCAACGCCGCCCTCCGTTTTTGCGAGTCGGGCATCGGCGCGGCGATGGCCGTCCTGGTCATCCTGCTCTGGCCGCGGGGTGACGGCGGCCGCAATTGA
- the gmhA gene encoding D-sedoheptulose 7-phosphate isomerase, which produces MIAETTRQLRAHREVIEAIERDLAAPVAAVAELLIEAFRAGKKLLVMGNGGSAADAQHFVAEMVGRFKLERRGLPAVALTTDSSILTALGNDYGFDLIFRRQVEALAAPGDVVVGISTSGSSKNVAAALLLARELGCRTVGLLGRDGGTIRELADFALTVPSNDTPRIQEGHITIIHILCDLVEKGLFA; this is translated from the coding sequence ATGATAGCAGAAACGACGAGACAGCTTCGCGCTCACCGGGAGGTGATCGAGGCCATCGAGCGGGACCTGGCGGCGCCGGTTGCCGCGGTTGCCGAACTGTTGATCGAGGCCTTCCGTGCGGGGAAAAAACTCCTGGTCATGGGGAATGGCGGGTCGGCCGCCGATGCCCAGCACTTCGTTGCCGAGATGGTCGGCCGTTTCAAGCTGGAGCGACGAGGGTTGCCGGCGGTGGCCCTGACCACCGACAGCTCGATCCTGACGGCCCTGGGAAACGATTACGGTTTTGATCTGATCTTCCGCCGGCAGGTGGAAGCGTTGGCTGCACCGGGAGATGTGGTCGTGGGGATTTCCACCAGCGGGAGCTCGAAGAACGTGGCCGCGGCGCTGCTCCTGGCCCGGGAACTGGGCTGCCGGACCGTCGGCCTGCTGGGACGTGACGGCGGCACGATCCGCGAGCTGGCCGACTTCGCCCTGACCGTGCCGAGCAATGATACGCCACGGATTCAGGAAGGGCACATTACCATTATCCACATTCTCTGCGATCTCGTCGAAAAGGGGCTGTTCGCGTGA
- a CDS encoding DUF3124 domain-containing protein yields the protein MSRSAGIGGNYVACWMIGLALVVAAAGSGRAAELRQTAGETVYVPVYSNVYSGDRALPFNLAATLSIRNTSSGESITLLGADYYDSAGRLLRRYVAKPVVLGPLASTKVFIPEKDSSGGFGASFIVRWQAAKKVSAPVIECVMIGARSGQGISFVSPGQVIGSGGR from the coding sequence ATGAGTCGCAGTGCCGGAATCGGCGGGAACTATGTCGCGTGCTGGATGATCGGCCTGGCCCTGGTCGTTGCGGCGGCCGGAAGCGGTCGGGCGGCGGAATTGCGGCAGACGGCCGGGGAAACGGTGTACGTGCCGGTCTACTCCAATGTTTACAGCGGCGACCGGGCGCTGCCGTTCAACCTGGCTGCGACGCTGAGCATCAGGAACACCAGCAGCGGGGAGTCGATCACCCTGCTCGGCGCGGACTACTACGACTCCGCCGGCCGGCTGCTCCGCCGGTACGTCGCCAAGCCGGTGGTGCTGGGTCCACTGGCCTCGACCAAGGTCTTCATCCCGGAAAAGGACAGCAGTGGCGGCTTCGGGGCGAGTTTCATCGTCCGCTGGCAGGCAGCGAAGAAAGTGAGCGCGCCGGTCATCGAGTGCGTGATGATCGGCGCCCGATCGGGCCAGGGGATCTCGTTTGTCAGCCCGGGACAGGTGATCGGGAGCGGCGGCCGTTAG
- a CDS encoding rod shape-determining protein, protein MLKIFDALFGLFSNDLAIDLGTANTLVYLKGKGIVVREPSVVAVQKMNSGQQKVLAVGMEAKKMLGRTPGSITAIRPMKDGVIADFDITEEMLRYFIHKVHNRKTLVRPRIVICVPSGITQVEKRAVKESAESAGAREVYLIEEPMAAAIGAGLPITEASGNMIVDIGGGTTEVAVISLAGIVLTKSVRVGGDKMDEAIVQYIKRKYNLLIGDRMAEIIKIEIGEAYPGGEVRTMEVKGRDLVSGIPKTTEINSDEIREALSEPVNAIVDAVRICLERTPPELAADIVDKGIVLAGGGALLRNLDSLLREETGLPVVTAEDPLSCVVLGSGKVLDELNLLRRVAVTS, encoded by the coding sequence ATGCTCAAGATCTTCGATGCCCTGTTCGGGCTTTTTTCTAATGATTTGGCTATTGACCTCGGCACTGCCAATACCCTCGTTTACCTGAAGGGGAAGGGGATTGTCGTCCGTGAACCGTCGGTGGTTGCCGTTCAGAAGATGAATAGCGGCCAACAGAAGGTGTTGGCGGTGGGGATGGAAGCCAAGAAGATGCTTGGCCGGACTCCGGGGAGCATCACGGCAATCCGGCCGATGAAGGACGGGGTTATCGCCGATTTCGACATCACCGAGGAGATGCTCCGCTATTTCATTCATAAGGTCCATAACCGCAAGACCCTGGTCCGGCCCCGGATCGTGATCTGCGTTCCCTCCGGCATTACCCAGGTGGAGAAGCGGGCCGTCAAGGAGTCGGCCGAATCGGCCGGCGCCCGCGAGGTCTATCTGATCGAAGAGCCGATGGCGGCAGCAATTGGCGCCGGCCTGCCGATCACCGAGGCTTCCGGCAACATGATCGTCGATATCGGCGGCGGGACCACCGAGGTGGCAGTCATCTCCCTGGCCGGCATCGTGCTGACCAAGTCGGTCCGGGTCGGCGGCGACAAGATGGACGAAGCGATCGTTCAGTACATCAAGCGCAAGTACAATCTGCTCATCGGCGACCGGATGGCCGAAATCATCAAGATCGAGATCGGCGAAGCTTATCCGGGCGGCGAAGTGCGGACCATGGAGGTCAAGGGGCGCGACCTGGTATCGGGGATTCCCAAGACCACCGAAATCAATTCGGACGAGATTCGCGAAGCGCTTTCGGAGCCGGTCAACGCCATCGTTGATGCGGTGCGCATCTGTCTGGAGCGGACGCCGCCGGAGCTGGCCGCCGATATTGTCGACAAGGGGATCGTCCTGGCCGGTGGTGGTGCCCTGCTGCGCAATCTCGATTCGCTGCTCCGCGAAGAAACGGGGCTGCCGGTGGTTACCGCCGAAGATCCGCTTTCCTGCGTCGTCCTCGGGTCCGGCAAGGTGCTCGACGAGCTGAATCTGCTCCGTCGTGTCGCCGTAACCTCCTGA
- a CDS encoding peptidylprolyl isomerase, which translates to MLGIMRKYQQSIVIKIVFGIIVLSFIGTIFLVWGRGEGQLTPSSYVAKVDGTKINYEEFQRTYYRLRDIYSQIYGQSLTPEIEKQLGLKKQALNSLIDAMLVRNAAEDMGIKVSKDDVQQAIAAMPAFQKNGAFNFDLYVQLLRANRISPDDFEKSKRTDLMIKMAEDKIKARAQVSDEEALQYFRKKNDKIDILFSSFSPDDVKGEIKLTDQELNDFLAKNQNDFKTPEEVSIAYVLIDPLKLGGNVQVSDADIQSWYQKHLDEYQGKGGLLPLAEVRDKVKAEAHRFYAGQKAYEVTAETFNKMKAGGDLNAMAKALGTTVVETPLFTAQQPAAPLAGEAEVISRAFLLKQNELGGPIETPKGIYLIKLKDRKPADVPPLAKIRAKVEEKAKAAKAVEVAQQKAEATEARLAKGDTAGLKLQETGSFGYDPKGVVPKIGPAPALMEAAFKLTTAAPAPTAPLKVGNRWYALRLKERIEQNAAAFAPEKEQIKKTLLPQKQEEELQKWLKELRSKAKIEINPALKDI; encoded by the coding sequence ATGCTTGGCATCATGCGGAAGTATCAGCAGTCCATCGTCATCAAGATCGTCTTCGGCATCATTGTTCTCAGCTTCATCGGCACGATCTTCCTCGTCTGGGGCAGAGGGGAGGGGCAGCTCACCCCTTCCAGCTATGTCGCCAAGGTCGATGGCACCAAGATCAATTACGAAGAATTTCAGCGGACCTACTACCGGCTGCGCGACATCTATTCCCAAATCTACGGCCAGTCACTCACCCCCGAGATCGAAAAACAGCTCGGCCTGAAGAAACAGGCGCTCAACTCGCTGATCGATGCCATGCTGGTCCGCAACGCCGCCGAGGATATGGGCATCAAGGTTTCCAAGGACGACGTGCAGCAGGCCATTGCCGCCATGCCCGCCTTCCAGAAAAACGGCGCTTTCAATTTCGACCTGTACGTCCAGTTGCTCCGGGCCAACCGGATTTCCCCCGACGACTTCGAGAAAAGCAAGCGGACGGACCTGATGATCAAGATGGCCGAGGACAAGATCAAGGCTCGTGCGCAGGTATCCGACGAGGAGGCCCTCCAGTATTTCCGCAAGAAGAACGACAAGATAGATATTCTCTTCAGTTCGTTCTCGCCCGACGATGTCAAAGGGGAAATCAAGCTGACCGATCAGGAATTGAACGACTTCCTCGCCAAGAACCAGAACGACTTCAAGACTCCGGAAGAAGTCAGCATCGCCTATGTACTGATCGACCCGCTCAAGCTCGGCGGCAACGTCCAGGTTTCCGATGCCGACATCCAGTCATGGTATCAGAAGCATCTCGACGAGTACCAGGGGAAAGGCGGGCTGCTCCCCCTCGCCGAAGTCCGGGATAAGGTCAAGGCCGAGGCCCATCGTTTCTATGCCGGTCAGAAGGCTTACGAAGTAACGGCGGAAACCTTCAACAAGATGAAGGCGGGCGGAGACCTGAACGCCATGGCCAAGGCATTGGGAACCACGGTCGTCGAAACGCCGCTCTTTACCGCCCAGCAGCCGGCCGCTCCCCTTGCCGGCGAAGCCGAAGTAATCAGCCGGGCCTTCCTGCTGAAGCAGAACGAACTGGGCGGGCCGATCGAAACCCCCAAAGGGATCTACCTGATCAAGCTGAAGGACCGGAAGCCGGCCGATGTTCCGCCGCTGGCGAAAATCCGCGCCAAGGTTGAAGAAAAAGCCAAGGCGGCCAAGGCGGTGGAAGTGGCGCAGCAGAAAGCCGAAGCAACCGAAGCCCGGCTTGCCAAGGGCGATACCGCCGGGCTCAAGCTCCAGGAGACCGGCAGCTTCGGCTACGACCCCAAGGGAGTTGTCCCGAAAATCGGCCCGGCGCCGGCATTGATGGAGGCGGCCTTCAAACTGACAACCGCCGCCCCCGCCCCGACCGCGCCGCTCAAGGTCGGCAACCGTTGGTACGCCCTCCGGCTCAAGGAACGGATCGAACAGAATGCTGCCGCCTTTGCCCCCGAGAAAGAGCAGATTAAGAAGACCCTGCTGCCCCAAAAGCAGGAAGAAGAACTGCAAAAGTGGCTCAAAGAGTTGCGGAGCAAGGCGAAGATCGAGATCAACCCCGCGCTCAAGGATATTTAA
- a CDS encoding flavodoxin family protein — protein MKKVLVTYYTRSGNTEKMARMIADGLTVKGIHVELKKVEEVAIDSLPDYDGFVVGSPNYFGTMAWPIKKFVDESVKYFKKLDGKAAAAFTSEGMIGGGGDTVALDILKAFLIHGCIVQGLTGAGHYGPVAVGAPDERIANEVGFFSEKFASLVERL, from the coding sequence ATGAAGAAAGTCCTGGTAACCTATTACACCCGCAGCGGCAATACCGAAAAGATGGCGCGCATGATCGCCGACGGATTGACGGTCAAGGGGATTCACGTCGAGCTGAAAAAGGTCGAGGAGGTGGCGATCGATTCCCTTCCCGACTACGACGGCTTTGTCGTCGGCTCGCCCAACTATTTCGGCACTATGGCCTGGCCGATCAAAAAGTTCGTCGACGAGAGCGTCAAGTACTTCAAAAAGCTCGACGGCAAGGCGGCGGCCGCCTTTACCTCCGAAGGGATGATCGGCGGGGGAGGGGATACGGTGGCCCTCGATATCCTCAAAGCCTTTCTCATCCACGGGTGCATCGTCCAGGGGCTGACCGGCGCCGGGCATTACGGTCCGGTGGCGGTCGGTGCTCCCGACGAACGGATTGCCAACGAGGTCGGCTTTTTCAGCGAGAAATTCGCCTCGCTGGTGGAGCGGCTCTGA
- a CDS encoding glycosyltransferase family 2 protein yields MESFTVDIIVPVWNRPVETRACLVGLLNTCPTARLILIDNGCDRESERLLEEFAELLGERALFLKNSINQGFVRAINRGLARAEAPYAIVVRNTTTVTDGWLEPMLELADSRAEVGLIVPQLLEPAGAPPAKLRRRPLASATEIGHGSFAAMLIRKELFACQGGFDEGLDGALWCLKDYSRRSLRHGYLTCTVAGSSVICVEEAPLGSLARRQELERHSAAVYEERWGGEESFCLCLARDADPEEVRREFTVILRGARMGHRFVVLAQGKLYRLLHEHGYGKLHRTVALEKIPRFFAAAETRKLLSRLFPADAQPSVVADMSGGSFPGIDNGRPFAWLEERLAQQETHHYLPVAGKSDDSLPGFQ; encoded by the coding sequence ATGGAATCCTTCACCGTCGACATAATCGTCCCCGTCTGGAACCGTCCCGTCGAGACCCGCGCCTGTCTGGTGGGGCTGCTCAATACCTGTCCGACAGCTCGTCTGATCCTGATCGATAATGGTTGTGACCGGGAATCGGAGCGGCTGCTGGAAGAGTTTGCCGAGCTTCTGGGGGAGCGGGCGCTGTTTCTGAAAAACAGTATCAATCAGGGGTTCGTCCGGGCAATTAACCGCGGCTTGGCCCGGGCCGAAGCGCCATATGCGATCGTGGTGCGCAATACCACGACCGTTACCGACGGCTGGCTCGAACCGATGCTCGAACTGGCCGACAGCCGTGCCGAAGTCGGCCTGATCGTGCCGCAGCTGCTGGAACCGGCCGGGGCGCCGCCGGCTAAACTGCGCCGGCGGCCGTTGGCGTCGGCAACCGAGATCGGCCATGGCTCGTTTGCCGCCATGCTGATCAGGAAAGAGCTGTTCGCGTGCCAGGGAGGATTTGACGAAGGACTGGATGGCGCCCTCTGGTGCCTCAAGGATTACTCCCGCCGGTCACTGCGGCATGGTTACCTTACCTGCACCGTGGCGGGGAGTAGCGTTATCTGCGTCGAGGAGGCACCGCTCGGTTCGCTGGCCAGGCGCCAGGAGCTGGAGCGGCATAGTGCGGCCGTCTATGAAGAGCGCTGGGGTGGGGAGGAGTCGTTCTGCCTCTGTCTGGCCCGGGATGCCGATCCCGAGGAGGTTCGCCGAGAGTTCACGGTTATATTGCGCGGCGCCCGGATGGGCCACCGGTTTGTCGTCCTGGCCCAGGGTAAGCTTTATCGTCTGCTCCACGAGCATGGTTACGGAAAGCTCCATCGTACCGTCGCCCTGGAGAAGATTCCGCGCTTTTTTGCCGCCGCTGAGACTCGCAAACTGCTGAGCCGGCTTTTCCCTGCCGACGCCCAACCCTCGGTGGTGGCCGACATGAGCGGCGGCAGTTTTCCGGGGATCGACAACGGTCGGCCCTTTGCGTGGCTGGAGGAGCGACTGGCACAACAGGAGACGCACCATTACCTTCCGGTGGCCGGGAAATCTGATGACAGTCTGCCAGGATTTCAGTAA
- a CDS encoding phosphoribosylaminoimidazolesuccinocarboxamide synthase, whose protein sequence is MANLVLKTDFPDLKLAGRGKVRDIYDLGDALLIVTTDRISAFDVIMNEGIPDKGYVLTQISAFWFRQMEDIIPNHIISTDVKEFPAACQKYAEILEGRSMLVKKAQPLPAECIVRGYISGSGWKDYKATGAICGITLPAGLVESDKLEEPIFTPSTKAELGTHDENISFDKMVEMVGRETAEKVRDVTIAIYKRARDIADTKGIIIADTKFEYGMYDGRLIIIDECMTPDSSRFWPKDSYRPGGPQPSFDKQFLRDYLETLDWNKTAPAPPLPDEIVRKTGEKYMEALVRLTGSGK, encoded by the coding sequence ATGGCTAACCTGGTCCTCAAGACCGATTTTCCCGATCTGAAGCTTGCCGGCCGCGGCAAGGTCCGCGACATTTACGATCTCGGCGATGCCCTGCTGATCGTTACCACCGACCGGATTTCCGCCTTCGACGTCATCATGAACGAAGGGATTCCGGACAAGGGTTACGTGCTGACCCAGATTTCCGCCTTCTGGTTCCGCCAGATGGAGGACATCATCCCGAATCACATCATCTCGACCGACGTCAAGGAGTTCCCGGCGGCGTGCCAGAAATACGCCGAGATCCTTGAAGGGCGGTCGATGCTGGTCAAGAAAGCCCAGCCGCTCCCGGCGGAGTGCATCGTCCGCGGCTACATCTCCGGCTCCGGTTGGAAGGACTACAAAGCGACCGGCGCCATTTGCGGCATCACCCTGCCGGCCGGCCTGGTGGAGTCGGACAAGCTGGAAGAGCCGATCTTCACCCCGTCCACCAAGGCTGAGCTCGGCACCCACGACGAGAACATCTCCTTCGACAAAATGGTCGAAATGGTCGGCCGGGAGACCGCCGAGAAGGTTCGCGACGTCACCATCGCCATCTATAAACGGGCACGAGACATCGCCGACACCAAGGGAATCATCATCGCCGACACCAAATTCGAGTACGGGATGTACGACGGCCGGTTGATCATCATCGACGAGTGCATGACTCCCGACTCCTCCCGTTTCTGGCCGAAGGACAGCTACCGGCCGGGCGGCCCCCAGCCGTCGTTCGACAAGCAGTTCCTCCGCGATTACCTGGAGACCCTCGACTGGAACAAGACCGCGCCCGCCCCGCCGCTGCCGGACGAGATCGTCCGCAAGACCGGCGAGAAGTACATGGAAGCGCTGGTCAGACTGACCGGCTCAGGGAAATAA
- a CDS encoding HD domain-containing protein, translated as MLPPAGEPAAPAACRSAGDCRRLVECWLADGSFADRLPAVMRLQDVPQPEEYHAEGDAYVHTMLAMAAVPAEADPRVFWGVLLHDIGKAATTAFIRGRWRSWGHAEAGSELVPAVLERLGLAELADDVAWLVRHHTFHFSWNLEAEFRFSRNQRRFLAHPLFPLLLQVCLADAAGSHGGSDKGRKIIRIAELLAGENGLPVPQ; from the coding sequence ATGCTCCCCCCTGCCGGCGAGCCTGCCGCTCCGGCGGCGTGCCGGAGCGCCGGCGACTGCCGCCGGCTGGTCGAGTGCTGGCTGGCCGACGGGAGCTTTGCCGATCGGTTGCCCGCAGTGATGCGGCTGCAGGACGTCCCCCAGCCGGAAGAGTATCACGCCGAAGGCGATGCCTACGTCCACACCATGCTGGCGATGGCGGCGGTACCCGCCGAGGCCGATCCGCGGGTCTTCTGGGGGGTGCTGCTCCACGACATCGGCAAGGCGGCCACCACCGCCTTCATTCGGGGGCGCTGGCGGTCGTGGGGGCATGCCGAGGCGGGGAGCGAGCTGGTCCCGGCGGTGCTCGAACGGCTCGGGCTGGCTGAGCTGGCCGACGATGTCGCCTGGTTGGTCAGGCACCATACGTTCCATTTTTCCTGGAATCTCGAAGCGGAGTTCCGCTTCAGCCGTAATCAGCGCCGTTTTCTGGCGCATCCGCTGTTCCCGTTGCTGCTCCAGGTCTGCCTGGCCGATGCGGCCGGCTCCCACGGCGGCAGCGACAAGGGACGGAAAATCATCCGGATTGCCGAGCTGCTCGCCGGGGAAAACGGCTTGCCGGTGCCGCAATGA